One Myxococcales bacterium genomic window, CGATCTCGCCCTTGCCGTGGAGCAAGCGGCGCGGCTCGTCGTCTACGGGGTCCTCGCGGCGGAGACGGGAGCCTTCAGCTTCTTCTCGCGCCCTTCGCCCGCGCGGCTCCGCGAGAGCATCTCGCTCATGGAGCTCCTCATGGAGAGCGCCCAACGCTTCGACGAGCTGGGCGAGCTAGCCACGTGCATCGAAAGCGAGCATCACATTCCGGAGCCGCTCGAGACGCGCGCGGTCCCGAGCGAACTCGTCACGCTCTATTCGCTCTGCGATGGTCGGCGCTCTGTGGCGGAGGTCGGTCGCCGCGCAGGGTGGCTCGACTACGAGACGCGAAAGGGCATCGCCGAGCTCGTCCGTTCCGGGCTCGTCCGCATGGCGCCACCGCGTCCGCGCGGCGCCAGGGCCATCGTCGAAATCTACAGCGGCGCCCTCTTTGAGATCCACCAACGATGCGACACGAGCTACGTGGGGCAAGACCTTCGCGCCGGGCTGTCGCGCTTCGTCGCGGGGAGCCCTTCGTTGGCCGCGCTACTCGACAGCGCCTGGCCCCTCGCCGACGGCACCGTCGTTGCCGAACGCGTCGCGCGAAACCTAGCGGCCCGCCCCGGCGAGGCGCCCATCGCCCAGCTGATTCGCCGCCTCGACGAGCTCGTCTCCTTTGCGCTGTTCTTGACGACGTCGCTGCTCGACCGTGACGTTGCGACGGCGTTGAACGTCCGCGTGGCGGAGCGCCTGGCGCTGCTCGAACGGGCAAGCGATTCCATGGTCCCGCCCTCCAATCGCGAATCCACGAGCACCTCGCCGGATCTCGTCGCCCCCGCGGCGCCGCCCTCGGCCGCGGCGCACCTACGCTCCGGTACCTATCCGGCGGTGAAGATCACGCGCAGCGGGTAGGCGCCAAAACGGTGGCTTCAGCGAACGGTCAGCGCCGGGCCGCGGCGATCGGGACTCCCAAGTCGGTGATGGCGATGGGCCGTCGCGACGGGGACTCGAACTCTTGGCTCGGCGAGATGCCGACGAGCGTGTAGACCGTCGCGAGCAGATCCGCGACGCTCACGCTCTTGCCGACCACGTTCGCGCCTTCGGCGTCCGTCGCGCCGACGATGCCAGGCGCGACGCCGGCGCCCGAGAGCACAGCGCTAAAGGCCTTTGGATGGTGATCGCGACCGTCGCGACCGTTGATGCGCGGCGTGCGTCCGAACTCGCCGAGCCACAGGATGACGGTGCCCGACAACATGCCCGTCTTCGCCTGCGAGACGTCCGTCACGAGCGCCGCCATGGCCGGGTCGAGGATGGCGAGCTGCTTCTTCACGCGCGTGAAGTTGTCTTCGTGCGTGTCCCAGCCGTCGAGCATCACCTCCACGACGCGGACGCCGCGCTCCACGAGACGCCGCGCCGTGAGGCATGCGGTGCCAAAGTCGGTCGCCCCGTAGCGGGCGCGCGTCGCCGCCGACTCGGCGGACACGTCGAAGGCGGCGAGCGCATCGCTGGCCATGAATCGGCGCGCCGACTCGTAGAGCGCGCGCCGCTCCGTGATGAGCGGCGTCACGATCTCTTGTGAGAAGCCATCCTCGAGGGAGCCCAGGAGTCCGAGACGGCGGGCGAGCCGCGCGTCGGAGACGGTGGGGCGCGCACCGTCGGGGAGAGCCCCCGCCTTGCCGATGACGAACGGGCCGTATTGCGCGCCGAGAAACCCGGCCCCGAGGCTCGGGCCCCCGAGGCTCACGAAGGGCGGCAGGCCGCTGTCTGGAGCCGTGAGCCGCTTCGCGACCCACGCGCCCAGCGACGGATGCTCGACGGTGGGATTCGGGCTGTAGCTCGTGCGGCCCACGTATTGGGCGCGCTGGTGGTTCCCTTCTTTGCTCGACAGGCTGCGTACGACGCAGAGTCGATCGGCCACGTCGGCGATGAGCGGCATGTCCTCGGCGATGTCGAGACCCGCGAGCCGCGTGCGCCGCGCCTTCGTCGGCCCCTTGGCCTTCGGATCCCACGTGTCGAGGTGGCTCGGTCCGCCGTTCATCCAGAGGACGATGACGGACGCCGGGAGAGGGCCCTCCCATGCGCGGGCGCTTTGCGCAGCGAGCGCGCCGGCGAGCGTAGACAAGAGAAATTCGCGTCGTCGCATCGGCAGCCTCAGTGGTTGAACGCAAACTCGGACGCGTTGAGCAGCGCCCACAAGAGATCCTCGATGGCCGCGGTCTTCGCGTCGGCGGCGCGCGGCGGAGGGAGGCCCCGGAGCGGATCGGGGCCGCCTTTCGGGAGGCGCTTGGGCGGCTGCGTCGCGAGGCGTGCCCCGCGAGCTCCGCGCGACCCTTCCGAGAGCGCGGCGACGCCAGCCGCGAGCTCCGCGTCGCGCGGGGGGCGCCCCAGCGTTCGCAAGTAGAGCGTCGCGACGCGCGCCTCGTCGCTCGGCGCGGCCTTGAGCGCGGCAAAGAGCGACGTCGCGCCGCCCGCCGTACCGCGATCGATGAGGCGGCCGTTCATCATCATGAGCGCCTGACTCACCGAGCCTTCGTAGCGCGTCGCGTCCATCTCCTCGTCGACGTCGAAGACGAAGGCAAAGAGCCGCGTGAGCCGCACGTGGAGATCGTCGACCTCACCGGCACCGCTCTCGGAGAGCGTCGCGTCGAGCGCCGTCGCCCGCACCACGGAGCGAACGAGCTCTTCTGGGCCGAGCGGCGTGACGCGGAACCGCGACCAGAGGGGCCCTGTACCAGGGCCGCCGAGCTGCGCCGACAGTTGGTAGACCTCGCTCGTGGTGATGACGCGCACGAGGGCCTTGATGTCGTAGCCGCTCCTCGCGAAGGCCTCGCCGAGCGCCTCGAGCACCGCCGGGGCCTCGGCCGCGTTCGACGGCCTCATGTCGTCGACGGGGCTCACGAAGCCTCGCCCCAAGAAGTGGCCCCAGGCGCGGTTCACGAAGGCACGGGAGAAGAGCGGCTGCGTCACCATCCACTTGGCGAGCTTCGCCCGCGTCTCGCCGTCCATGCTGGTGCCGTCGAGGGCTTTCGGCGGCGTCGAAACGAAGGGCGCGACCTCGCTGTTCTTCGCGAAGCGCGGCACGGGCCCGGGCAGATCGCGAGCGTCGACGATGCGCCCGAAGCCGCCGCCACGCTCGACGACCGTCAGTTGCGTTCGGCCAAAGCAGGCCGAAAAGGAGCGAAACTCCGCCTGCGTCCATTTCTCCGTCTTGTGATCGTGGCACTGGGCGCATTGGATTTGCGTGCCGAGGAAGATGCGCGCCGTCTGACCGGCGAAGTCCTGGGGCGTGTCGCGAAACTTCGCGGCGAAGTTCACGGCGGGAGCGATGCCTTGGACCTTGAGGCCCTCGGTCGCTTCGGCGAGCGTCGCCGTGCGGAGGAGGCCAGGCGAGCTCCGACCGGTCGCTGTGACGAGCGTCGTCGCGAGCTCGTCCCACTTGGCGTTCCGCGCGAAGGCCTCGCGGAGCCACGCGCGGAAGGTCAACCGGTCGACGTCGCCGGGCCGCGCACCGCCGACGAGGACCTCTTCCCAGCGGGCGGCCCAGTAGTCGGCGTAGTCCTTCGACGCGAGCAGCTCGTCGACGACGCGAGCGCGCTTGTCCGGTGTCTTGTCGGCGAGGAACGCCGTGACGCGGTCGGCCGTGGGAATGACGCCGACGATGTCGAGGTGAACGCGACGAAGGAACGTGGCGTCGTCGGCGCGCGGCGCCGGCGTGATGCCACGGCTCTCCCATTCGCGACGAAGGAGCGTATCGAGGGCGGCCGCTGTGAAGGGCGGGGGCGCGGGCGCCGATGGCGCGGGCTTGTGGGCCACCGGCTGGGGCGCGGTGGCCGCGCCGCAGCCACCGAGGACCGCGGCGAGAGCCGCGGCGATGCCGACGGCGGGCGACCACAGCGAGAGACGTCCGACGCGGGCTGCGAGCTGCGGCCCGGCTTTCTTCCGCGATGCGAAGGGAGTGCTCACGGGAGAGAGGTTACCTTCGAAGCGAAGGGCGGGAGGGGTCTTCACGAAACTTCACGAACGGCGGCCTCGCGGCGGTCGCGTCGAAGGACACCTGGGCGCGTGCGCACAGGTCTGTGACGCGTGCCGCCCTAGCGCTGTATCGCCAGGCTAATACGGAGGGAAGCGCTCTCGCACGACGGACTTCGCGTGCACCAACATCTGGTCGGCCGTATCGAGAAACTGTCGGTAATTCGCGTCTGACACGATGAACGGGCCGGCGTCGTACCCCGCTTTCTGGCGAAGGTCGAAGAGGGTCGTGAGTAGCTCCGTGTGGCTTCCGGGCACCCAACCTGCTTTGCGCCGCTTGTGCATCGCGCCGATCACCGCAGCGTGTTTCTTCGACTTAGCGACGCCCTGATCAGGTGCGACGCTCAGCAGGCTCACCTTCGCAAGCAGTTCGACGGCCGTATAGAGATTGTGGACGAAGGGTCGAGGTCTGCGGCGCTCCGCGGCTTCACGCGCCGTGTCCAGAAACTGCTCAGCGGCCACAATAGAGGCTGCGCATGTTGCGCCGTAGTACGTGAAGTCGAAGAAGATCTGCCAGCGGCCTGCGACGAAGATCAAGGTGATGTGACCGCAGTCGCCGTCCAAGTCCGTCAGTTGGAGGCTCTTCACCTGCACCTTCTCGTTCGCCATCAGCGGGCCTGGTCGTCCGACGCGGTCCGTTTTCATTACGGCCCGGACCTCCTCGTTGAAGCGAATTTCCGCGGGTTCGGTGGGATGCAGGATCACTTGGGCCGCGACGATCTGCTCCGGGAAATTTGGCGGCAGCAGGGGCAGCCCCTTGGCCTTCCGGCGTTCAAGCTCAGGATTCAGCCAGACCTCGAACAGCTGATTCCACATGTTCTCGAACATGCCCGGTGTCGGCTTACCCACGCCGTTCATTATCGCGTCGTGCGGCCCTGGCAAACAGTGCCGGGTCACAGGCCAAGCGCGCGCACTCGCGCGAAACGCGCCAAAAGCATACCCGCAGCGTCGCTCCCGGGCGCCCGGCCCTGGGATCGGACGCCCCACCACGTTGTATGCTCGGCCTGTGAGCGAGGCGAACGAGACCGCTGACGACCTTCCCCCGTTGCGGCGCGAACGAGCTTTGGTCTCCGGCGCCATCCTCGTCTGGTCGAACGGCGCGCCGATTTGCCGGAAGCGCGCCTTCGCTGAGCGACGCCTCGACATCGGGCGGGACGAACGCTGCGGCATCGACGTGTCCCACGACAAGGCCGCATCGCGCCGGCACGCTGAGATCTCGAATGACGAAGGCGGCGTCCGCGTCCGCGATCTTGGTAGCCACAACGGGACGTTCTTGAACGGCGAGAAGGTCGACGGTGAGCGGACGGTGCCCTACCCCGCCGTTCTACGCGTGGGCGGCTCCGTCTTCTTGTTGGACTCGGACGTGGACCGTCTCGATGGGCGCGAAGACTTGCTCGATGGGGATGAGGTGGCGGGCGCGGCGATCAAACGCGTCTGGAGCGCGGCCGCGCAAGCGGCCCAGCACGATCGCTCGCTCTTGATTCACGGCGAGACGGGCGCAGGCAAAGAGCGCGTGGCGAGGTTGTTCCACCAAGAGGGCCCGCGCGCGCGTGGAACGCTGGTCGCGATCAACTGCGCAGAGATACGCGAGGACCGCACCGAGGCCGACTTGTTCGGTCACAAGCGTGCTGCCTATACGGGCGCGGTGGCCGATCGGGCGGGGGCCTTCGAGCGCGCGCACGGAGGCACGCTGTTCTTCGATGAGATCGGCGAGCTCTCGCTGGACGTGCAGGCGAAGCTCCTGCGCGCGCTTCAGGAGCGAACGATTCTGCCGGTTGGCGGCGACACGCCGAAGAAGGTGGACCTCGGCATCTGCTGCGCCACGCACCGCGATCTAACGGCGATGGTCGCGGCAGGAAAGTTTCGTGAGGACCTCTTGCGGCGGTTGGTCGAGCGCGAGGTTCACTTGCCACCGCTTCGCGAGCGGCGAGAGGAAATTCCGTTTTTCGCGGAGATGTTCCGGCGGCGCATCCCAGGCGCGCCGCAGCTCACCGCGCGGTTCATCGAAGCGTGTTTGCCGCGCCGCTGGAAAGGCAACGTGCGTGAGCTTCAAGTCGCGGTGGAGAGGAGCGCCGCGGATGCGGTCGCGCACGGTTTTCCGCTGGTCGACTTTCACGAGGAGCTGTTCCCAACCGAGCTTCCCGACCTCGCGCCAGCCCCCCCCTCGCAGCAGCCGGGGCAGGAGCAACCGGGGCGCGAGCAGCCGCCACCGAAAGTGGAGCCCAAGCAGAGAGAGCGCTCAAAGAAGGTGGCCGCGAACGATGCGCGCGTGGACCTGACGGTGAAGGCGTTCGACGGAAACGTCGCGGCCGCCGCCGAGCACCTTGGGATGCCGGTGTCGAGCGTGTATCTCGCGGTGAAGCGGCACGGGGAGCGGAAGAGGTGAGGCGCGGGTGCAAACAGCCGCGTGGCGCTCCCTCGTTGCCAGAGGCGTGATTGTCAGTTTCCAGTCTTCGCCATCGGCCAATAGAAGCGCCGCAGCGGCACCAGCGCACGCGTCTCGGAGTCGAGCTGCTCGTAGTGATCGACCACGAGCTGCCGCAGCTTCGGCAGGTTGAGCCTTGCAGGGCCATACGCTCACGGCCGACTTACCGGCGATCCGAGCGGCCACTTCCCACTACCCTAGCGGAGGCGTCTTCGACGCGGCGTCAGCCAAGCGAGCACGCACGGCTTCCCGCTCCCCCATGTATGAGCTTGGCGATCCCCACCTTGAGCGATTTGCTTGTCGAGCCATGCGAGTTTCAGTCTGAGGTCGGCGGTCGACGGCCAGCCGATGGGCAACCCTGCGCCGCTGGGACGAACTCGGAAAGTTCGTCGCTCGGCGCCACCCCATCAACGGCTACCGGCTGTACGACCGCGCCAAGGTGCTCGCGATGCGGAAGAGGATCTTCGGGAAGGCGGCGTAGTTCATCCCGAGAGATCCTTGTGGGTCTCGAAGAGGAACACCGCCAGAGCCGACGCCGCATAGACAGCGAGACGGGCGTGACGCGGCTTTACGCCCTTTGCCTTCCCATCACGCCCATGCCCCGTGCCGTAGAGGCTTCGTAGTTCGGCGAGTCCTTGTGCAACGGTCGCCAGGTTGCTGAGCAGTCGCTTGATCGTGTCGTGCCCCTTCGCTGCGTTAGGCACGTCGTCGGGGAGCAGCTTCAACTCCGCCCTCGTTGCCTTCACCAGTTCGAGAACGTCCTCGGTGCCCTTCGCTGGCTTCCCACGCTCGGCGAGGATCGTCTTGCAGCACGTCTCGATCAGTTCCTTCGCGGAACCGATGGCAAGGGCAGGATCGGTATCGACCGACGCCGACATCCGATTGATCTGTTCCTGCATGTGGTTCGCGTCGAACTCCAGCGCGATGGCGCGAACGTTGGCGAGCGATGTGACGTGTGCGACGGCAGCGACCCGTCCGTTCTCGAAGATGAAGCCGTCCTTGCGCAGCCACTTCGGAAAGTCTCGCAGAAACGCCGAGTCGGGCGCGGCAGCGTTCAGCAAGTTCTCGCACAGGGCGAGGAACTTGCGCGCCTCAGCCTCTTTGGTGAGGTCGAGGGAGTGAAGGTACTGACGAGCGCGGGTCCTTCGCTGCCCCTGGCACTGCGGGTCGTGCGCGAGGTCGAGCGCGATATCCACCGCCTCGCACTCGTGGTCGATCTCGCGAAGGACGAAGCCGCTCAAGTACTCGGCGAGTTCGTACCGAGTCTTCTTGCTGATCAGTTCCTTCATCGCACCCCCTTCATGAGGGGGTGCCCCTGCAGAACTTGATCCATCATGTAGCGCCCGATGATTGCGGCTCCAGGACCGCCTTCGAGCAGGAGGCGAAGCTCTTCGCCGCGGATCTCGCGCTCGTTGAGAATCTCAAGGAGATGGTCCGCCATCACGTAGCGGAGCATCTCGGCATGGACATGAGTGAGGTCGCTCACGCCGGTCCGGTTCGTCGCGTCGGGCTTGGCAAGCATTCCAAAAGCATCCCCGATCGCAGAGCCGACCTCCGCTCCGAAGAGGTCCGTCATGTGACGGCGAATGTCGGTCGCCACGAACGTCGCGATGTTCAGGAGGCGCTGCTGCTGCTCCGCAAGTGCTTCCACGATCGCCTCGTGCCGGTCGAAGGGCTCGACGGCGCGCGCGGCGTTGAGCGAAGCGAGAAGCTTCGGGGCATCGTCATCCCATATCCGTTTGTTCCGCCGAACCAGAACCTGCGCGAGGCGTTCGGGAACGAAGACGCTGGGGTCGGACATTGGGGCGGCGCCACGCACAACGAGAAGTCCATCGGATGAACTCACCGCGACATCAGACGGCGGAGATTGGGCGAGCACGTCGAGCTCGTAGACCCAGGTTTCACTTCGCGGAATGATCGTGTTTCCGAGTCGCACCGACAGCTCGATGATCCCGAGAAGTGAGACGTGGGCGTAGACTTCACCGGCTTCGGCGTCGAACATGAGGGCGAAGCGATGCCCGAAGTCGAAGCGAGCCGGCAGCTCAATAGGATCGCCGTACGAGTAGGCAACCCATGGATCGGAGTCTCCTCCGTCGACGATGAACTTCTTGAGCGGCGCAAGCCAAGGCTCGCGCGCGAGGGCTGGACGATAACTCGCCAGGAGATTGACGACGAGGCGGGCGATGCATCGAAACGTGTCGGTGCCGCCAAAGTTCCAGAGCACGGTCGGCGTGCTGGCAAAAAGGTGCGGGACCACCTCGCGCCCCGACACCGTTACCGGTTTCCCTTCCTGCCTCAGCCGATGGACGAAGTCGTCGGCTTGCTTCTGAGTCGACGCCACCGCGTAGAGGCTGCGAACGCCGGCTTGCGTTGATTCGGAGACGACCACCGCATCGGGATGAGCGAGCCTTCGCCCGCTTGTGAGAACAAAGGTCCGCCCGGTCGCAGCGTCTTCAACCGTCGCCGCGATTGGTTCCCGAGTTCGCCCGTTCATTACGCCGACGATGGCGTTGATGGGTTTCATGTCATCGGCAAGGGCGCGGTCGATGGTCTCGCCGAACCCATTGTTGCAAGGACCGCAGAGGATCCCTCTGTCAGTGCGGAGACCTCCGAGGGCAGCGAGAATCGTGTGTTCAGCCGAACCTGCCGGGAAGCCGCAGTAGATGCACTCGTTGGGCGTTGCGCTCATCCCTCGCTCACTTCCGCCGGTCAGAGTACCGCGCTCGCTCGGGCTCCGTTGTAGCCGCTCAAGATGTACTCGGGGTCCTCTCACGCCGAGGCGATGTTCGACCCCGGTACTCCTCAGCGTGCGGTCAGAGTCGTCCTGATCGCGGGGGGGGGTCGCTCCGCATTGCGAGCAAGGTCGTTGAGCTCCTCCATGCCGTGGTCGCCGAGGGCGAGCCCCAGTAACCAGTGAAACTCACGAGCATTTTCCGTCCACTTCACACTGTACTTCACAGTGATCCGTTTCGAGATTACTGTCCTCTTATGAGCGTTGCCGTGGATCCGCTCGTAGCTCCGCCGCCCTCGGAGGTACCCCTTACGAACGCGCCCTTGGTGCGGGTGATCGCCCAGCTGCGCTTTCCGGAGATCCTCTCCGTTGCGCAGAGAGACTTCGTCGCCCCGTTCCAGGAGGCGATCCGCTCGAACTACCCCGTGCTCCGGCAGGAGCAGACGCCGGGCGTCATTCTCGGCCCCGCCGTGTTTGCGCCCGCTACGCCGCAGATGGCTTGGCGGTTCGGCGCCGCGGACGGTCACTGGCGCGTGTCCCTCACCCCAGAGTTCTTGGCGCTTGAGACCACGAAGTACGTCAGCCGTTCCGATTTCTTCGGCCGCCTC contains:
- a CDS encoding sigma 54-interacting transcriptional regulator, translating into MSEANETADDLPPLRRERALVSGAILVWSNGAPICRKRAFAERRLDIGRDERCGIDVSHDKAASRRHAEISNDEGGVRVRDLGSHNGTFLNGEKVDGERTVPYPAVLRVGGSVFLLDSDVDRLDGREDLLDGDEVAGAAIKRVWSAAAQAAQHDRSLLIHGETGAGKERVARLFHQEGPRARGTLVAINCAEIREDRTEADLFGHKRAAYTGAVADRAGAFERAHGGTLFFDEIGELSLDVQAKLLRALQERTILPVGGDTPKKVDLGICCATHRDLTAMVAAGKFREDLLRRLVEREVHLPPLRERREEIPFFAEMFRRRIPGAPQLTARFIEACLPRRWKGNVRELQVAVERSAADAVAHGFPLVDFHEELFPTELPDLAPAPPSQQPGQEQPGREQPPPKVEPKQRERSKKVAANDARVDLTVKAFDGNVAAAAEHLGMPVSSVYLAVKRHGERKR
- a CDS encoding abortive infection family protein, which gives rise to MKELISKKTRYELAEYLSGFVLREIDHECEAVDIALDLAHDPQCQGQRRTRARQYLHSLDLTKEAEARKFLALCENLLNAAAPDSAFLRDFPKWLRKDGFIFENGRVAAVAHVTSLANVRAIALEFDANHMQEQINRMSASVDTDPALAIGSAKELIETCCKTILAERGKPAKGTEDVLELVKATRAELKLLPDDVPNAAKGHDTIKRLLSNLATVAQGLAELRSLYGTGHGRDGKAKGVKPRHARLAVYAASALAVFLFETHKDLSG
- a CDS encoding DUF4388 domain-containing protein, translated to MAERVVRIGEGMVTPVGRVAAEELKQRSGEWCIVDGSAGHMLMRRPTEPTLRLAGEIETRGAMFDVLALMGQSGWSGTLIVRSGGATRTVVLEKGRVIDATSDARGEKVVDVILTRGVASRDTVDLVARTAVVSGSSFVEALEQSGAVVAADLALAVEQAARLVVYGVLAAETGAFSFFSRPSPARLRESISLMELLMESAQRFDELGELATCIESEHHIPEPLETRAVPSELVTLYSLCDGRRSVAEVGRRAGWLDYETRKGIAELVRSGLVRMAPPRPRGARAIVEIYSGALFEIHQRCDTSYVGQDLRAGLSRFVAGSPSLAALLDSAWPLADGTVVAERVARNLAARPGEAPIAQLIRRLDELVSFALFLTTSLLDRDVATALNVRVAERLALLERASDSMVPPSNRESTSTSPDLVAPAAPPSAAAHLRSGTYPAVKITRSG
- a CDS encoding DUF1501 domain-containing protein, translating into MRRREFLLSTLAGALAAQSARAWEGPLPASVIVLWMNGGPSHLDTWDPKAKGPTKARRTRLAGLDIAEDMPLIADVADRLCVVRSLSSKEGNHQRAQYVGRTSYSPNPTVEHPSLGAWVAKRLTAPDSGLPPFVSLGGPSLGAGFLGAQYGPFVIGKAGALPDGARPTVSDARLARRLGLLGSLEDGFSQEIVTPLITERRALYESARRFMASDALAAFDVSAESAATRARYGATDFGTACLTARRLVERGVRVVEVMLDGWDTHEDNFTRVKKQLAILDPAMAALVTDVSQAKTGMLSGTVILWLGEFGRTPRINGRDGRDHHPKAFSAVLSGAGVAPGIVGATDAEGANVVGKSVSVADLLATVYTLVGISPSQEFESPSRRPIAITDLGVPIAAARR
- a CDS encoding DUF1549 domain-containing protein, translating into MSTPFASRKKAGPQLAARVGRLSLWSPAVGIAAALAAVLGGCGAATAPQPVAHKPAPSAPAPPPFTAAALDTLLRREWESRGITPAPRADDATFLRRVHLDIVGVIPTADRVTAFLADKTPDKRARVVDELLASKDYADYWAARWEEVLVGGARPGDVDRLTFRAWLREAFARNAKWDELATTLVTATGRSSPGLLRTATLAEATEGLKVQGIAPAVNFAAKFRDTPQDFAGQTARIFLGTQIQCAQCHDHKTEKWTQAEFRSFSACFGRTQLTVVERGGGFGRIVDARDLPGPVPRFAKNSEVAPFVSTPPKALDGTSMDGETRAKLAKWMVTQPLFSRAFVNRAWGHFLGRGFVSPVDDMRPSNAAEAPAVLEALGEAFARSGYDIKALVRVITTSEVYQLSAQLGGPGTGPLWSRFRVTPLGPEELVRSVVRATALDATLSESGAGEVDDLHVRLTRLFAFVFDVDEEMDATRYEGSVSQALMMMNGRLIDRGTAGGATSLFAALKAAPSDEARVATLYLRTLGRPPRDAELAAGVAALSEGSRGARGARLATQPPKRLPKGGPDPLRGLPPPRAADAKTAAIEDLLWALLNASEFAFNH